A region from the Lolium perenne isolate Kyuss_39 chromosome 4, Kyuss_2.0, whole genome shotgun sequence genome encodes:
- the LOC127331571 gene encoding protein DETOXIFICATION 56: protein MNPSSSPPHPQQLQEQDHDQDRCPTKKSVWAAAAARAVAGEARAQRGIALPLIAMNLTWFAKQAVTTAFLGRLGDLELAAGTLGFSFANATGFAVLTGLCGAMDPICGQAHGAGNVALLRKTLLMAVAMLLAVSVPIAILWLHVDAVLLRVFGQQLDIAVVARRYVVCLLPDLAVASVLGPLKAYLSSQEVTLPTLFASAVGLAAHIPLTVWLSRTRGVGGAAAAVWLSDLATAAVLAAYVLFLAKKHDGKAEAPPCGRWWWPEKAAATEWMRLIRLAVPCCLNTCLEWWCYEILVLLTGRLPDARRAVAVIAVTLNFDYLLFAAMLSLSVSASVRVSNSLGAGDASAARRAAVVSIAFSVLAGAVGGALMLALRQQWARLYTRGAEVRDGVAKAMRVMAALEVVNFPLNVCGGIVRGTARPAVGMYAVLGGFYLVALPVGVALGFRARRGIEGLLAGFIVGAAASLAVLVVVIARMDWKAEADKARVRVAVATVQDDLGSGKEKASSGNTGDV from the coding sequence ATGAATCCATCCTCGTCACCACCTCATCCGCAGCAGCTGCAAGAGCAAGATCATGATCAAGATAGATGCCCGACAAAGAAGTCCgtctgggcggcggcggcggcgcgcgcggtggccggcgaggcgcggGCTCAGCGCGGCATCGCACTGCCGCTGATCGCCATGAACCTGACCTGGTTCGCCAAGCAGGCCGTGACCACCGCCTTCCTCGGCCGGCTTGGCGACCTGGAGCTGGCCGCCGGCACGCTCGGCTTCAGCTTCGCCAACGCCACGGGGTTCGCCGTGCTCACGGGCCTTTGCGGCGCCATGGACCCCATCTGCGGCCAGGCGCACGGCGCCGGGAACGTGGCGCTGCTCCGCAAGACGCTGCTCATGGCCGTCGCCATGCTCCTCGCCGTCTCCGTCCCGATCGCGATCCTCTGGCTCCACGTTGACGCCGTGCTCCTACGCGTCTTCGGCCAGCAGCTGGATATTGCGGTGGTGGCACGGAGGTACGTGGTGTGCCTCCTTCCGgacctcgccgtcgcctccgtcctCGGCCCGCTCAAGGCGTACCTGAGCTCGCAGGAGGTGACGCTCCCCACGCTCTTCGCCTCCGCCGTAGGGCTTGCCGCCCACATACCGCTCACTGTGTGGCTGTCAAGAACCAGGGGCGTCGGGGGCGCCGCAGCCGccgtctggctcagcgacctcgccaccgccgccgtgctCGCCGCCTACGTCCTCTTCCTCGCGAAGAAGCACGAtggcaaggcggaggcgccaccgtgcgggcggtggtggtggccagagaaggcggcggcgacggagtGGATGCGGCTGATCCGTCTGGCCGTGCCGTGCTGTCTGAACACGTGCCTCGAGTGGTGGTGCTACGAGATCCTGGTCCTACTGACCGGCCGCCTGCCCGACGCCCGGCGCGCGGTGGCGGTGATCGCGGTCACGCTCAACTTCGACTACCTCCTCTTCGCCGCCATGCTCTCCCTCTCTGTCAGCGCCTCCGTGCGCGTCTCCAACTCCCTCGGCGCAGGCGATGCCTCGGCCGCACGCCGCGCAGCCGTGGTCTCCATTGCCTTCTCCGTCCTCGCGGGCGCCGTCGGAGGCGCGCTGATGCTGGCCTTGCGGCAGCAGTGGGCGCGGCTGTACACGCGCGGTGCTGAGGTGCGGGATGGCGTGGCGAAGGCGATGAGGGTGATGGCGGCGctcgaggtggtgaacttcccGCTGAACGTGTGCGGCGGCATCGTGCGGGGCACGGCGAGGCCGGCCGTGGGCATGTACGCCGTGCTCGGCGGCTTTTACCTGGTGGCGCTGCCTGTGGGCGTGGCGCTGGGATTCAGGGCCCGGCGAGGGATCGAGGGGCTATTGGCCGGATTCATCGTCGGCGCGGCGGCGAGTTTGGCGGTGCTGGTCGTGGTGATCGCGCGCATGGACTGGAAGGCCGAGGCGGACAAGGCGCGTGTGCGAGTCGCCGTTGCTACCGTCCAAGATGACCTCGGCTCGGGCAAGGAGAAGGCATCATCCGGGAATACCGGCGACGTTTGA